Below is a window of Candidatus Dormiibacterota bacterium DNA.
TGGGCGCTGCGGGTCTCCTCCGCTCCGGCGGTGGGCGTCGTGGTGGTCGACCCCGACGAGCCGCAGGCGGCGAGCCCGGCGGCGGCGAGCAGGAGCAGGGGGCGGTGAGGGCGGTTGGTCATGAGCATCTCCGTGATCGAGCCGCATGGTAGCGCTGCGGTCACTGGGCTCAGAATGCCCGCGGATTGGGCTGTTCGCCCCATTGACCGGCGCCGTCCCGCGCCCCAGGATTCGCCCGGAGATGCTGGGCCCCAGGGACGTGCCGAGCGGAGACGCCGAGGCCGTGATCGCCGAGGTCCATCTTCTCTACCCCGCCGTGTACCGCCGCTTCCAGGCGTCCCGGCAACGCATCCCCGGGTCCGACGTGACCCCGCGCATGCTCGGGCTGCTCCGCCTCCTCGCCGTCGCCGGCCCGCTCAGCGTCGGTGAGCAGGCGCAGCACCTGGCCCTCAGCCGGGCGACCGCCACCGAGCTGGTCGACCGGCTGGAGAGCAAGGGGCTGGTGGTCCGGATCCGCGACGGCCACGACCGCCGCCGGGTCATCGTCTCGCTCACCGAGGCGGGCCGCATCCGGGCCGCGGCCCACCCCGAGGTTCTGGCCTGCGACGACCTGATCCGTGCCGTCGAGCAGATGAGCCCCGCCGACCGCCGCGCTCTCATCGTCGGGATGCGCGCCCTCCTCGCCGCCGCCGAGCAGGTCGCCGGTGACGAGATCCATCGCGAGGTCGGCTAGGGACGTCCGCCCGGCGCCCGGCACCCGGTCAGCCGAGGGGGATGATCTCCACCAGCGTGCTCTCCGGCACCCGGCTGCCCGCCGCCGGCAGCGCCACCAGGCAGTCGGCGAGCACCATCGAGCGGAGGATCCCCGAGCCCTGGGCGCCGGTGAGCCGCACCCCCGGTGGCCCCCCGTCGGGGTCCCGCTCGAGGATGCCCCGGTGGAAGGTCTCGAGCCCCTCCGGCTTGTCCATCGGCTCCAGGGTCACCGCCACCGAGCGGGGACGGTGGGGCTGGGTGGCCCCCTGGAGGGCGAGGATCGCGGGCCGGGCGAAGAGCTCGAAGGTGACCTGGCTGCTCACCGGGTTGCCGGGCAGGCCGATGAACGGCACCCCGCGCACCGAGCCCACCGCCAGCGGCCGGCCCG
It encodes the following:
- a CDS encoding MarR family transcriptional regulator, with protein sequence MLGPRDVPSGDAEAVIAEVHLLYPAVYRRFQASRQRIPGSDVTPRMLGLLRLLAVAGPLSVGEQAQHLALSRATATELVDRLESKGLVVRIRDGHDRRRVIVSLTEAGRIRAAAHPEVLACDDLIRAVEQMSPADRRALIVGMRALLAAAEQVAGDEIHREVG